Genomic window (Apodemus sylvaticus chromosome 22, mApoSyl1.1, whole genome shotgun sequence):
cacacaaacaacaacaacaaaaaaacaaccccaaaccccagaaaaccagaaCCAATAATAGCGCTAAACCACCCTCGCCTTTGCCTGTGTGTTCAGCCATCTCTCAAGCAgctgccctgcccccagccctaCAGCACCTCCTTTCCCCCATTCCGCACTTCTATCCAGGATAGAAACCTTGTGGTGGTTCGTGCCCAAGCATCCAGTCATTACTCTTCCAGCCGGATTCCGGACAGGCATTACAAGCTACTATCGGTCATTGCGCCTGCGCAGGCGGCTGTAGCAGCACAAGCGACCGCCCTGGCCTGACCTTTGGGAAGGGAGGGGTGGGATGGAGGACTGGGCACCACGTGTCCTCACACCAGCCAATCAGACATCTGACTCCGAAGTCCGTGCACACGGGATCACGTGACATAAAAGGTCTAGAAGACCGTGTGttttgtatcccaggctggcttctaactgaCTGTGTAGCTAAGGGGACCCgaagcttctgatcctcctgcccccaccttctGAGTGCCCAGTCTACAGGCATGTACCCATGCACAGTGCCCATTCAcagttttattcaatattaggatTCGAACCCAGCGCATCCCTCatcctaggcaagcactctttctttctttaagatttatttattatatgtaagtacactgtagctgtcttcagacaccccagaaggggGCATCCGATTCCATTACAGaggactgtgagccaccatgtggttgctgggatttttttgttgttgttgttgttgttgttttgtttttcaagacagggtttctttgtgtagctctggctgtcctggaactcactctgtagaccaggctggcctcgaactcagaaacccacctgcctctgcctcccaagtgctgggattaaaggcccgcgccaccacctcctggcttcaCTCTGCCTTCTTAGGGTTCACAAGCCCAGGAGACTTCAGGAGATGGAGGTTCCAGACTTAGCTTGTCACCTGGAAATGAGTGACTggcttacatagtgagttccaggaatacATTgtaaaactctgtctcgaaaaattaTCATACACAGGGAATTCCAGGCTAACCGGAGTatctcaaagaaggaaaaaaaagaagtgtaggGGGGAAAAAACTGGTTTGAGACAgttggaaagagaaacagaagaatgaGCTCAGATGAAAACtggttcagggctggagagatggttcagcagttaagagcactgactactcttccaaagatcctgagttcaaatcccagcgatcacatggtggctcacaaccatctgtagtgagatctgactccctcttctggagtgtcagaagacagctacagtgtacttagatataataataaataaatccttagacCGGAGTGAGCAGAGATCCTAAATTaaaattcccaggaaccacaggaCGACTTACAACCATCagtagagctacagtgtactcatatacataaaataaataaataaatatttattttttaaaaaaaggaaattagtTCAAAGAAAGCTAGAGCCCACTTCCCATCCTACCATCCAATTGGGTCTCagcttagaaaaacaagattcctCATGGTATCAATGCGTCAGACTATCGAGACCTTAGAGACACCCCACCGGCCTGGAGCAGAGTAATCATGACCGGGACTGCCAGTCATCAGTCGGttatccctggaactcactctgtagcccaggctggcctcagactcacagagacctgcctgcctctgccccccatgTACCTCCTGTGGTGTTACCATCACCCGGATTATTATCCTGGAAATGTTCCCGTTCATGTTGAGCTTCCAAGGCTAGAGGGGATGCTTTCCTCCGAGGACCTACCTAGCCACGCTCGGTGGACAGACTATAATCACCAAACCCAGGTTCTTTCAGCAGGGACTTTATTAGAGGGCACAGTGTGAAGAAGGACAGTGAGGTGGGCGGGGATGGCATAGGCGGGGCGGGCCCGAAGTGAGGGGTCAGCTTAACAGTATTTCTTGGAGTCAAGGTCTTTGTATTCCTTATTGTATGGGACCTTGGAGAAGCAGATGGCAGCCTGCCGGTCGCAGTTGCAGATGAAGTCCTCACATTCGTTGTTTTTGTCTGGAGAGAAATGAGAACAGAATCAAATAGAGCCCATGaaacgccccccccccctccccatgatGGAACGGAAAGAAACTGGTGGCCTTCTCATGGGTTGCAGAGATGAAGGTTGAGAGACAAGCAAACAGAAGTGTGTTGGGGCtgtccaaatctttgggacacacttataataaaatatacttcttgtgggtctcagtgggtaaagtggcGGCCACACAAGTGTGAGGCTAAGTTAAGAGTCCGTGAGTAAGGTGTGGTTGGGGCATCTGTAACCCCATCAGTAAGTGGGGAGCACAGTCAGGCTAACTACAGGTGAGTGCCTTGTTTAGTGAGAGGCCAGGTCTTCTAAAGATAGGACAGAGAGTGGTTGAAGAAGACACCGGGATGTCAACTTATTCCTAGACATGATATAAATAAAcatcgccaggcagtggtggtgcaagtctttaatcccaggacttgggaggcagaggtggatggatctctgagttcgaggccagcctggtctacagagtgagttccaggacagccagggctacacagagaaaccctgtctcaaaaaaaaccaaatccaaaaaaatcaaaaaaccaaaaaacaaaaccaaaaaggaacaaaacaacaaagagaagaaattaaaaagaaagaaagaaagaaagaaagaaaaactagggcatggagagatggctcagcagttaagagcacagactgctcttccagaggtcctgagttcaaatcccagcaaccacagagtggctcacaaccatctgtaatgggatcgatgccctcttctggtgtgtctgaagacagcaaccgtGTACTCatctatatataataaataattctcttttaaaaaaattatatgtccTGCCtctacatgctgggattacaggcatgcaccaccatgtcaaTTTATGGGTTCCAGAGATGGAACTCAGAGCTGTGTGCATGCTAAACAAGCAATCTCTGACTGAGTCACATTCCCAGCCCTCTGACTCCTTGCCTGTAAAATGCGGATAGTAAATCTTCTCCTGAGTAGATTATAAGCAATGACACAGCTTCCAAGTAGTCAGTAAACACAGAATCAGTATACCATAGCAGTCAAGGGGAGAAGCTTTGGGTAAGCAAGCTGGCTCAGGGAACAAAGGGGCTTGAGGCTAAGTCTGAGCCTGGGTCCCagtcccaggactcacatggtgaaaggagagaactgactcctgaaagttgtcctcagacCCCCAGTGTGTGTGGTGTCATAGACATGCCtcccataaatacataaaatcttttaaatgttGGCACACTAAACGGTGACTGTCCCTgtaccccctttcccctcccaaaGCAGCCAAAGGCCAGGCAGAGTCCGCAGGTCTCGGAGGGTAACCTTACCACTGCAGGTGATCTGGGTCCCGGAGCACTTGTATGAGTACGTGTTGGTGTAGGGGTTGTCTATGAGGAACGTGCAGCTTTTCAGTTTCTTGGCCTGCGTGTAGCACTGGTCATGAGTTTGGCAGCAcctggggagaggaagggacagcTGAAGGAGGGGGGCATTGACTCGCCAGAGGTCGCTTCTCACTTCCCATCTTTCTCAAACATGCGAGGCtaactttttctgttttttaaagacttatttatttactatatgtaagtagaccatagctgtcttcagacaccccatcagagggcgtcagatctcattaaggatggttgtgagccaccatgtggttatgtggttgctgggaattgaactcaggacctctggaagagcagtcagtgttcttaaccactgagccatctctccacaatGTTCCAGAAGCAGTGGCTCAAGAATGACTTGAGAagctgtaatatatatatatatatatatacacacacacacacacacactaatatttcttttttctttctctgtgtagccctggccctggctgtcctgaaactcactctgtagaccagaagtaggcctcaaactcagaaatctgcctgcttctgccttccgagtgctggaattaaatgcgtgcaccaccactgcccggctattagTATGTATTTATTGAAAGCAACGTTTGCCAGGTGAGGTGGCCCCCGCCTttatttaatcccagtactcagaagacagaggcaggtggatctcttgagtttgagaccagccagagctatacagcaacaccctgtctttaaaaaaatgtgggttttttttgttttgtttgtattttaaagcTGCAGGAATACAGTGAGATTGTAAATTCTGAAGTTGCGATGTTGGTTTTTAAAGCTGAGGCTGACATGTTGATGGATGGCAGTACCCGGCTCTGCCGCTGGAGGGCATCTACTAGACAAGGGTCCTCTTGGACCTATTTCTTAACAAGAGAAGAGGTGAAAATACGTGCTGGGCGTTGTGACTCACGCctatagttccagcactcaggaagctggagGATATCTGAGTTCACAGCAGAGAAAGTTTCGGGACAGttaggagccaggcagtgggggcgcatgtctttaatcccagcacttgggaggcagaggcaggtggatttcaggtggagtccaaggccagcctggtctacagagtgagttccaggacagccaggtctatacagagaaaccctgtctcggaaaaccaaaacaaaaaacaaacaacaacaacaacaaaaaaggtttCAGGACacttagggctacacagagactgactggaaaacaaacaaacataaataatgGATAACTAAACAAAGAGCAAACACGATGCTCAGTGACTGTGCTTGTCTCCCATTGCTGCCTCTGGAGAGGTGACCAGCTTgttctctgcccccaccccccaccccctcatccccacccccccctcacccccaccccacccccctcactccccacccccctcatcccccctcaccccctcactccccaccccacccccctcactccccacccccctcaccccccctcaccccctcactccccacccccccacccccgtgccgCGATCCAGTCTCCCACCCGGTGGACCACTCACCTGTCTAAGTCGTCCACTGGGGTGCCTGAGCCGCCCAAGCCGCAGTAGCAGCCGTAGTTGTTGTAATCCCTCAGGGGATTACTCCCGGGGATGGTGCACTTGATCATATTGCGGAACTGCCACACAGCCCGACGGCTGATGCTGTGTGCAGTAGCGCCAGCTGCAAGAGTGTACAGCACATTCAAAACCGCCCCAAGCTGCTTTACCCGGCCCCGATGCCTGCCTGCTATCTGCTTTCTCCACTCCGTCTGCATCGGGAGAGCATCGGTTCCGGAGCCTACTAACAGGCGGGTGATTGTCTCCTTTCATTATGTGGGTCTTGGAGCTAAGTCGTCAGacctgagtacactgtagctgtcttcagatacaccaggagagggcgtctgatctcattacggatggttgtgagtcaccctgtggtcactgggatttaaactcaggaccttcggaacaGCAGTCTTAACTGTTAACAGTtaactcttaactgttgagtcatctctccagccccgatgtctacctttttgagacagggagttGCCCTGTTACTCAGACTCGCCTCCAACTCCGTagcaactctcctgcctcatcctccccaAGTGGTAGGactataaataaatgaacaacacTGTACTGGGCTGGGATACCCCTCTGACATAAAGTTATATAAAGATTGCTGCCAGGCAgcggtggcccacgcctttaatcccagcacttgggaggtggaggcaggcagatctctgagtttgaggccagcctggtctacagagtgagttccaggacagccagggctacacagagaaaccctgcctcgaaaaacaaaacaaaacaaaaaatattgccTTTTGCCTTCCTTGCCTTCCGTCAGGGAGGACAGCCACCACACCGTGAGCTGCCCCTGGTCTCTGTGGAAGAGGTGAGGACGCACTCTGCTCTGGCCAACAGCCAGGAAGGAGTTTGAAGGCAGTTCTACCCCTGTTCAAGCCTTGGTGAAACCCTAGCCCTAGCCAGCACTCAGCTTCTTCTTCATGGCTCTAGCAGGAACCCTGAGCCCCAGAAGCAgccgagacacacacacacacacacacacacacacacacaaatacccttATTGTCCTACACTGGCAGAGGTAGAAGGAATCTGCGGTATGGGCACATGCAGCTGATATACGAGTTTGTCAGATCATCCTCTGTGATGTCAGCATATTGACATAACACACTGTCCATCAGCTCAGGAGTAGTTATATATGTCAGGATTCAGCCTATGGTGGGATATTTGGCTGCTATTAAAACAAaggagagccgggcagtggtggcacacgcctgtaatcccagcactctggaaggcagaggcaggcggatttctgagttcaaggccagcctggtctacagagtgagttccaggacagtcagggctatacagagaaaccctgtctcaaaaaaacccaaaaaaatcaaataaataaataaataaataaataaataaataaataaataaaacaaaggagaagCCAGGTCTGGCCGTACACacgctgtaatcccaggactctggagacTGAGCTAGGAGGATcggaagttcaaggttatcctctcACAAGGCGAGTTCAAGGCTTTCTCGGGttatgtgagaccctgtttcaatccAGCAAGACAAGGGTTGGGGATGTGGTCCCTTGGTGTCATGTCAGCCAAGTCTGTACAAAGTCTTGCCTTCCATTTGCAGCACTGAATGgtgaacttgaggccagcctgggctatgtgttACCCCGCGCCTCAGGAAAAGAAGTTGGAGGcggggggggagggagacagaggtaaGGATGGTGGAATGGCGTAGTGCTCAGGGCGTCCCACACTCAGGAATTGCCAACAGGAAGGCAAGTAAGTCAGCAGGTCCATGCTGGCACTGGGCACGCGTGGGCCAGTTCTGAATTTGTCTGGCTGCGCCCTGCAGGGCTGTGTTCATAAATGCACGAATGCCCTGGATTTCCCTCAGCCCCTGTCAGTCCTGCACCTCCGCCTGCACGTCTCCCTTCCCTGGGTCTGGGACTCCACTtcacctcttctttctctccacttCCACTCCTGCCCAGGTCACCAATGGACAAGTGGCCAGAAGCACCACACCCTTAGCTCTTCTGAGCCGCTCTCGGGGAGTTCCTGGACTGCTGAATGGTTActatttatttaatctttctttctttctttctttctttctttctttctttctttctttctttctttctttctttctttctttctttctttctttctttcttcttccttccttccttccttcctttctttctctctctctctttctttctctctctctctttctttctttctttctctctctctttctctctttttctttctttccttccttccttccttccttccttccttccttccttccttccttcctttcttccttccttctttgagtctgcctatatagtccaggctagtcttaaattctcatcctgctgcctcagtctcctgaatagCTAGAGAGAGCTTGGCCCCCATGCTTCCCCATTACAGAGGGCCTTCTGGGCCACTCACCTAAGCGGTGCCTCTGCTGTGGCctctctccatgttctttttgCTTCACAGTACTTCAGTTTGTGTTTGGactcacatatgtgtgtgtacaagtgtgcgTGTGCAGGTAAAGGCCAGAGTTCAACATCTGGAATCTTAATTGGCTCTCTTATGCCTGACACCCAGTCTCTGGTGAGCCGGGAGCTTGCTGATTGGCTATGGAGGCTGAGCAGCACGTCCCAGAGAgcttctttctgtctccatctccaaaGTCATGGGATGGTGGGGGTGTCGCTGCTGTGCACGGACTTTTCTGTGAGGGCTAGGCATCCTAGCTGATGTGCTCCCACATCGTCCGTAGGACACAAAGTTCTCATACTGCTTAAAGTCTGTCCTTGTGCCTAACACacgttatggtgtgtgtgtgtatgtgtgtgtgtgatatgtatttgtgtgtggtgtgtgtatatgtgtgtgcactgtgtggtatatgtttgtgtatgtgtgcttgtgtgtgctgtgtatgtgtattgtgtgttgtttgtatatgtttgtgtgtggtgtgtctgtaggtggtgtatgtgtgtttgaatatgtttgtgtgtggtgtgtgtgtgctgtgcatgttctgtgtgtatgtatgtatattgtgttgtgtgttgtttgtgtatgttggtgtgtggtgtgtatgtgtgtatgtgtgtgctgtgtatatagtgtgtgtatgtatgtatattgtgttgtgtgttgtttgtgtatgttggtgtgtggtgtgtatgtgtgtgctgtgtatatagtgtgtgtgtgtatgtatattgtgttgtgtgttgtttgtgtatgttggtgtgtggtgtgtatgtgtgtgctgtgtatatagtgtgtgtatatgtatgtatattgtgttgtgtgttgtttgtgtatgtttgtgtgtggtgtgtggtatgtgtggtacatgtggtgtgtatgtatgtgtgtttgtatgtgtgcgtgtgatGAACTGAACACAGATAAGCTGTGAATTAGATCATCAATGAGTGACATGTGCCTGTTACCTGGTGACACCCCTCCCCCGCTGCATAAAGAGCACAGAGCACAAGGGACTGTGCTCCTCAGTCACCAGGACACCTCATCGTCCCACACGTTGTCCTCTTGTACCTTTtgatctttctcttgttcttttttatctttttgagacaaggtctcactatgcagtcctggctggcATGGGCTCACTCTGAaggccaagctggtcttgaactcatagggatcccccagcctctgtctccctagtgctgggcctGAGGGCACGCAGCACCTTGCTTGGCCTCCATTCGTTCTTTCTGGGACAGGAGCTGACATggtagaataggctggccttgaattcacggcaatcctcctgcctcagcctccagacaGCTAGAATTATGGACATGAGCACCacaacagggtcttactatataaaCAAGGCTGACATCAaactagaaatcctcctgcctcagcctcctgagcatgGGGACCAAGGGCATTGTACACCCTGCCCAGTtcactcttctttctctcccttttttgGGGCTCATTCTGGCTAACCATTTGTGGGGAGACCCCAGGGACAAAGAGAGGGAGCAGCTGGCTTGCCGCACACTGTGGGTGACTCTGAGGTGGCAGTAGATAGGGGCTGTATCCCCCGTGATACAGCTAGACATATGCTTTGCAGAAGCTAGATGTTTGCAGTCATCACTAACACAcggtgtgtgcacacgtgtgtgcgaACACGCATGCTTCTGGAACAGGCACGCAGCTCTTTCATCTCCTCAGGTCTCAATCATCGCTGGATGAAGATAAACGACTTATATGCCAAATACGTTTGACTCAACGCACAATGCCAAAACCTATTTATGTTCACAGAGCCGGAAGATGTAATGCCTGTGTGCAGAAGGTGCCCGAAAATGTAAACGAATCCACAAGATAAGAATTATAGACTCGGTCATAATGCTGAGATTTACACGTAAGTTGTCCATGGTACAGAAAACAGGCTACCCCtgccagatgtcccttaacatgAACAGTTAAACTTGGCTCTTACCTGGTGCTGCaagccattttgtttgttttcattgtaCATAGACACATTGTCTGTTTAAGATGCTGCTGGAATTATAGAGAATGTAGCCAAACAGTAATAAACAGTGAccgtaaaaatgttaaaaaaaaaaaaaagaattatagactcgggctggagagatggctcagtggttaagagcactgactgctcttccaaaggtcctgagttcaaatcccagcaaccacatggtggctcacaaccatctgtaatgggatctgatgcccttttctgtggtgtctgaagacagctacagtgtacttacatataataaataaataaatcttggggctgGAGCGTGGTCGGGGTGagcagtggtcctgagttcaattcccagcttaaTGTTGGCTTACCGGCTTACAGTTGTAGATAGCCACTCTGGGCTTGTATttttactgattgagttgagatttcttttactgggtaatcaggttggaaaaatatagcaacagcTTATGACCATCTGTACgtctacaatgtactcatatacataacatagATACATCTTTAAAGAATTGCAGACTTAAGCCTGGCACAGATggaatcctaacacttgggaagtTGAGGGAGGAAGGTCCCAAGTCTGGGGTATACTGTGGAGAGGAGGACATCTTGAGCCACATAGCAAGGTCATGTCAATCACATCATAACAACTAATAGtggtgatgaggaggaggagggcggcGGAGAGACGGCGCAAACATCGTAAGCGCTTGCTGTTCGTATAGGACTCAGGTCTGGTCCTTGCACCCACATGGCCGACAGCTCATgactggtttgttttttgttttttaggggtttttttgggatttggtttttttcgagacaggtttctctgtgtagccctggctgtcctggaactcactctgtacaccaggctggcctcgaactcagaaatccacctgcctctgcctcccagagtgctgggattacaggcatgcgccaccaccgcctggccaactGCTTTTGACTCCAGTTCTACaggatctgacccctcttctgggctctgcaggGACTGCTTACACAGTTTATACCATACAtacagtcagggtttctctgtgtagccctgactgtcctggaacttgctttgtagaccaggctggccttaaatttacagagatccacctgcctctgcttcctgagtgctgggattaaaggcacgcaccattATTACTTAATTATTAttgcttagaaaaaaaattatattttaagtaaaagaaaagaacaagttGCTAGGACTCTAACAAGGCCAAGGAAAATAGTGCCAGGGTGATGCATTGGAGGCAGAAGGAGATTTCTTTGCTTGGGTAGGCAAATGGGGGAGATTTTTCTAAGGGGTCATCTGAGTTCTGACCTAGAGGCTGAAATGCGCCAGCTGTCCTGAACAATGGGGTGAGGAGGGGACTCCAACCCAGAGGCTATTAGACCCCAAGGGGAACCCCCAACAATTCCAGCAGCGTGCCCAGGAGGAGGGAGGCTTGGAGAAGGGTCCTACCTGTGAGCAGAGCAGCCAGCAGGAGGAGTTTCATCTTGGTGAGGGGAGGACCTGAGCGACTTCCCTCTTTATAGCTGGGGCCCCACACTCCAGAGATTAAGCTGTTTGCCCTGCTCTTAACCTCTCTGGGCTGGCCTTGGGTCTATCGCGGAACAGCCCAGAGGGATTTGCCTGTAAGAGACTGAAAACAGATCTGTGCCTGGCACTTCCTCCCCAAGGGGATGGTTTTCAGA
Coding sequences:
- the Pla2g1b gene encoding phospholipase A2, with the protein product MQTEWRKQIAGRHRGRVKQLGAVLNVLYTLAAGATAHSISRRAVWQFRNMIKCTIPGSNPLRDYNNYGCYCGLGGSGTPVDDLDRCCQTHDQCYTQAKKLKSCTFLIDNPYTNTYSYKCSGTQITCSDKNNECEDFICNCDRQAAICFSKVPYNKEYKDLDSKKYC